One window of the Candidatus Tisiphia endosymbiont of Sialis lutaria genome contains the following:
- the sdhA gene encoding succinate dehydrogenase flavoprotein subunit, whose amino-acid sequence MSTKSYNIVHHQFDVVVVGAGGAGLRATFGMAKEGLSTACISKVFPTRSHTVAAQGGISASLGNMGQDDWRWHMYDTVKGSDWLGDQDAIEYMCKHAAAAVLELEHYGVPFSRTEEGKIYQRPFGGMTTNYGKGQAAQRTCAAADRTGHAILHTLYQQALKNKAQFFIEYFAIDLLMNNGECVGVVAWNLDDGTIHCFHSHLVVLATGGYGRAYFSATSAHTCTGDGGGMVARSSIALQDMEFVQFHPTGIYGSGCLITEGARGEGGYLVNANGERFMERYAPAAKDLASRDVVSRAITMEIRENRGVGEHKDHVFLHLDHLSPEILHERLPGISETAKIFAGVNVNTQPIPVLPTVHYNMGGIPTNYHGQVIDKDQDNHHKIIPGLMSIGEAACVSVHGANRLGSNSLLDLVVFGRAAAKKAAEIVKVGQPHKVLPQSILDKIISRFDGIRHAKGEIPVADLRLKMQKIMQNHAAVFRTQEVLDQGIELIDKARKEYADIQINDKSLIWNSDLVEALELANLLDQAVITMHSAANRKESRGAHSREDYLERNDEEWMKHTLAWIDEQGNVKLDYKPVTLTTLTDEVAAIPPAKRVY is encoded by the coding sequence AAGGTTTTTCCCACTAGAAGCCATACTGTAGCGGCACAAGGTGGTATCAGTGCCTCTCTTGGTAATATGGGGCAAGATGATTGGCGTTGGCATATGTATGATACCGTAAAGGGTTCTGATTGGTTAGGTGATCAAGACGCGATTGAGTATATGTGTAAACATGCAGCTGCCGCGGTACTAGAGCTTGAACATTATGGGGTACCTTTTTCACGAACAGAAGAAGGTAAAATTTATCAGCGTCCTTTTGGTGGTATGACGACAAATTATGGCAAGGGGCAAGCTGCCCAAAGAACTTGTGCTGCAGCAGATCGTACGGGTCATGCCATATTACATACTTTATACCAACAGGCTTTAAAAAATAAAGCTCAATTTTTTATTGAATATTTTGCCATTGATTTGTTAATGAATAATGGAGAATGTGTAGGGGTAGTTGCTTGGAATCTTGATGACGGGACAATACATTGTTTTCATTCTCACTTAGTAGTATTAGCTACTGGCGGATATGGTAGAGCTTATTTTTCTGCCACAAGTGCTCATACTTGTACCGGTGATGGAGGGGGAATGGTGGCAAGAAGCTCCATTGCCTTGCAGGATATGGAATTTGTTCAATTCCATCCAACTGGTATATATGGGTCTGGCTGCTTAATTACAGAAGGTGCTAGGGGAGAAGGTGGTTATTTAGTAAATGCCAATGGTGAAAGATTTATGGAACGATATGCTCCAGCCGCTAAAGACCTTGCTTCAAGAGATGTGGTTTCAAGAGCTATTACCATGGAAATCAGAGAAAATAGAGGCGTAGGTGAGCATAAAGATCATGTATTCCTACATTTAGATCATTTGTCGCCGGAAATTCTTCACGAACGTTTACCGGGTATTTCCGAAACAGCAAAGATTTTTGCTGGGGTTAATGTTAACACCCAGCCAATACCGGTATTACCAACAGTACATTATAATATGGGGGGAATACCAACAAATTACCATGGGCAAGTTATTGATAAAGATCAGGATAATCATCATAAAATTATTCCTGGATTAATGTCGATTGGTGAGGCTGCCTGCGTTTCAGTACATGGAGCTAATCGATTAGGATCGAACTCTTTGCTTGATTTAGTGGTATTTGGTAGGGCGGCAGCAAAAAAAGCTGCTGAAATTGTTAAAGTGGGTCAACCACATAAGGTTCTACCTCAATCAATATTGGATAAAATAATTAGCAGATTTGACGGTATACGTCATGCTAAAGGAGAAATACCAGTAGCTGATCTAAGACTCAAAATGCAAAAAATTATGCAAAATCACGCAGCAGTATTCAGAACTCAAGAAGTTCTAGATCAAGGGATAGAGCTGATTGATAAGGCACGAAAGGAATATGCTGATATTCAGATCAATGATAAATCGTTAATATGGAATAGTGATTTAGTGGAAGCACTAGAATTAGCTAATTTATTAGACCAAGCAGTAATTACTATGCATTCTGCTGCCAATAGAAAGGAAAGCAGAGGAGCACATTCTAGAGAAGATTATTTAGAACGTAACGACGAGGAGTGGATGAAACATACACTGGCTTGGATTGACGAACAAGGTAATGTCAAACTAGATTATAAACCGGTAACTCTTACAACCTTAACAGACGAAGTAGCGGCAATTCCGCCAGCTAAACGAGTTTATTAA